A window of Littorina saxatilis isolate snail1 linkage group LG7, US_GU_Lsax_2.0, whole genome shotgun sequence contains these coding sequences:
- the LOC138971200 gene encoding tektin-3-like isoform X2, with product MATCNPTVAPRAEEINCLGKVETAGEPRMRLVREEMAYYDSPAIVRTRSATPMTPEMSKILPYVTDKTVSRHLGSYGKSMDLGHARSYFNPAMRTVYSRYSPNDWSLSNSMNFSLSDKERSFAERLRADAWRAVKETDARTRNRQNDVTKRLGERVHDIAFWKSELNNEIGAMENEINDLKEYKQTCEKALADTANPLHIAEECLMNREKRQGIDLVNDDVEKSLIKEVDIIKRCQAKMKKVLDKAYVQLKMDRAAQHALEIDAKDKHHAQGLDDRMQQLRNGSAGVGYIPGIESIDNTMSIPESWARYTQENIARSQKERAASERLRGEIDSTLRHCANEMWNNFNSVNNSFNTRIRETTDARNKLQAHLQKTMQEIFDMERNINLLRKAILDKELPMKVAQTRLDERTRRINVELCHDPVMKSLQREVAEIRESVRILKDRLKSSELSLARLMKTKATLEHDISVKDNSLRIDSSFCMGMRKGFPMDPKVGPIFQMPIC from the exons ATGGCTACCTGTAATCCAACGGTGGCCCCGAGGGCAGAGGAAATCAACTGTTTGGGCAAAGTCGAAACTGCGGGGGAACCAAGGATGAGGCTGGTCAGAGAAGA AATGGCCTACTACGACTCACCCGCGATAGTCCGCACGCGCAGTGCCACGCCCATGACACCTGAGATGTCCAAGATCCTGCCCTACGTGACGGACAAGACCGTCTCCCGCCACCTGGGCAGCTACGGCAAGAGCATGGACCTCGGGCACGCCCGCTCCTACTTCAACCCCGCCAT GCGCACCGTGTACTCTCGCTACAGCCCCAACGACTGGAGCCTGTCCAACTCCATGAACTTCTCCCTGTCCGACAAGGAGCGATCCTTCGCCGAGAGGCTGCGAGCTGATGCCTGGAGGGCCGTCAAAGAGACTGACGCCCGCACACGCAACAGGCAGAATGACGTCACCAAGCGCCTCG GCGAGAGAGTGCATGACATAGCCTTTTGGAAGAGCGAACTTAACAACGAGATCGGTGCAATGGAGAACGAAATAAACGACCTGAAG GAGTACAAACAAACGTGCGAGAAGGCTCTGGCTGATACGGCCAACCCCCTGCACATCGCGGAGGAGTGCCTGATGAACCGCGAGAAGCGTCAGGGCATCGACCTGGTCAACGACGACGTGGAGAAGTCGCTGATCAAGGAGGTGGACATCATCAAGAGGTGCCAGGCCAAGATGAAGAAGGTTCTGGACAAGGCCTACGTGCAGCTCAA GATGGACCGCGCCGCCCAGCACGCCCTGGAGATCGACGCCAAGGACAAGCACCACGCACAGGGGCTTGATGACCGCATGCAGCAGCTGAGAAACGGCTCCGCTGGCGTCGGATACATCCCCGGCATCGAGAGCATCGACAACAC CATGTCCATCCCAGAGTCGTGGGCCCGCTACACACAGGAAAACATCGCCCGGTCACAGAAGGAGCGCGCTGCCTCGGAACGCCTGCGCGGAGAGATCGACAGCACCCTGCGCCACTGCGCCAACGAGATGTGGAACAACTTCAACTCCGTCAACAACTCTTTCAACACCAGGATCCGGGAGACCACAGACGCCAGGAACAAACTACAGGCTCACCTCCAGAAG aCGATGCAAGAGATCTTCGACATGGAGCGCAACATCAACCTGCTGCGCAAGGCCATCCTGGACAAGGAGCTGCCCATGAAGGTCGCACAGACACGCCTGGACGAGCGCACACGTCGCATCAACGTCGAGCTCTGCCACGACCCCGTCATGAAGTC GCTGCAGCGCGAGGTGGCTGAGATACGCGAGTCTGTGAGGATCCTCAAGGACCGTCTCAAGTCCTCCGAGCTCAGCTTGGCCCGCCTGATGAAGACCAAGGCTACTCTGGAGCACGACATCAGCGTCAAGGACAACTCCCTCAGGATCGACAGCTCCTTCTGCATGGGCATGAGGAAAGGCTTCCCCATGGACCCCAAGGTGGGCCCCATCTTCCAGATGCCAATCTGCTAG
- the LOC138971200 gene encoding tektin-3-like isoform X1, with the protein MATCNPTVAPRAEEINCLGKVETAGEPRMRLVREEMAYYDSPAIVRTRSATPMTPEMSKILPYVTDKTVSRHLGSYGKSMDLGHARSYFNPAMRTVYSRYSPNDWSLSNSMNFSLSDKERSFAERLRADAWRAVKETDARTRNRQNDVTKRLGERVYDISFWKSELNNEVNAMATEIENLKEYKQTCEKALADTANPLHIAEECLMNREKRQGIDLVNDDVEKSLIKEVDIIKRCQAKMKKVLDKAYVQLKMDRAAQHALEIDAKDKHHAQGLDDRMQQLRNGSAGVGYIPGIESIDNTMSIPESWARYTQENIARSQKERAASERLRGEIDSTLRHCANEMWNNFNSVNNSFNTRIRETTDARNKLQAHLQKTMQEIFDMERNINLLRKAILDKELPMKVAQTRLDERTRRINVELCHDPVMKSLQREVAEIRESVRILKDRLKSSELSLARLMKTKATLEHDISVKDNSLRIDSSFCMGMRKGFPMDPKVGPIFQMPIC; encoded by the exons ATGGCTACCTGTAATCCAACGGTGGCCCCGAGGGCAGAGGAAATCAACTGTTTGGGCAAAGTCGAAACTGCGGGGGAACCAAGGATGAGGCTGGTCAGAGAAGA AATGGCCTACTACGACTCACCCGCGATAGTCCGCACGCGCAGTGCCACGCCCATGACACCTGAGATGTCCAAGATCCTGCCCTACGTGACGGACAAGACCGTCTCCCGCCACCTGGGCAGCTACGGCAAGAGCATGGACCTCGGGCACGCCCGCTCCTACTTCAACCCCGCCAT GCGCACCGTGTACTCTCGCTACAGCCCCAACGACTGGAGCCTGTCCAACTCCATGAACTTCTCCCTGTCCGACAAGGAGCGATCCTTCGCCGAGAGGCTGCGAGCTGATGCCTGGAGGGCCGTCAAAGAGACTGACGCCCGCACACGCAACAGGCAGAATGACGTCACCAAGCGCCTCG GCGAGAGGGTGTACGATATCTCTTTCTGGAAGAGCGAGCTCAACAATGAGGTCAATGCTATGGCCACGGAAATCGAGAATCTGAAG GAGTACAAACAAACGTGCGAGAAGGCTCTGGCTGATACGGCCAACCCCCTGCACATCGCGGAGGAGTGCCTGATGAACCGCGAGAAGCGTCAGGGCATCGACCTGGTCAACGACGACGTGGAGAAGTCGCTGATCAAGGAGGTGGACATCATCAAGAGGTGCCAGGCCAAGATGAAGAAGGTTCTGGACAAGGCCTACGTGCAGCTCAA GATGGACCGCGCCGCCCAGCACGCCCTGGAGATCGACGCCAAGGACAAGCACCACGCACAGGGGCTTGATGACCGCATGCAGCAGCTGAGAAACGGCTCCGCTGGCGTCGGATACATCCCCGGCATCGAGAGCATCGACAACAC CATGTCCATCCCAGAGTCGTGGGCCCGCTACACACAGGAAAACATCGCCCGGTCACAGAAGGAGCGCGCTGCCTCGGAACGCCTGCGCGGAGAGATCGACAGCACCCTGCGCCACTGCGCCAACGAGATGTGGAACAACTTCAACTCCGTCAACAACTCTTTCAACACCAGGATCCGGGAGACCACAGACGCCAGGAACAAACTACAGGCTCACCTCCAGAAG aCGATGCAAGAGATCTTCGACATGGAGCGCAACATCAACCTGCTGCGCAAGGCCATCCTGGACAAGGAGCTGCCCATGAAGGTCGCACAGACACGCCTGGACGAGCGCACACGTCGCATCAACGTCGAGCTCTGCCACGACCCCGTCATGAAGTC GCTGCAGCGCGAGGTGGCTGAGATACGCGAGTCTGTGAGGATCCTCAAGGACCGTCTCAAGTCCTCCGAGCTCAGCTTGGCCCGCCTGATGAAGACCAAGGCTACTCTGGAGCACGACATCAGCGTCAAGGACAACTCCCTCAGGATCGACAGCTCCTTCTGCATGGGCATGAGGAAAGGCTTCCCCATGGACCCCAAGGTGGGCCCCATCTTCCAGATGCCAATCTGCTAG
- the LOC138971200 gene encoding tektin-3-like isoform X3, translating to MAYYDSPAIVRTRSATPMTPEMSKILPYVTDKTVSRHLGSYGKSMDLGHARSYFNPAMRTVYSRYSPNDWSLSNSMNFSLSDKERSFAERLRADAWRAVKETDARTRNRQNDVTKRLGERVYDISFWKSELNNEVNAMATEIENLKEYKQTCEKALADTANPLHIAEECLMNREKRQGIDLVNDDVEKSLIKEVDIIKRCQAKMKKVLDKAYVQLKMDRAAQHALEIDAKDKHHAQGLDDRMQQLRNGSAGVGYIPGIESIDNTMSIPESWARYTQENIARSQKERAASERLRGEIDSTLRHCANEMWNNFNSVNNSFNTRIRETTDARNKLQAHLQKTMQEIFDMERNINLLRKAILDKELPMKVAQTRLDERTRRINVELCHDPVMKSLQREVAEIRESVRILKDRLKSSELSLARLMKTKATLEHDISVKDNSLRIDSSFCMGMRKGFPMDPKVGPIFQMPIC from the exons ATGGCCTACTACGACTCACCCGCGATAGTCCGCACGCGCAGTGCCACGCCCATGACACCTGAGATGTCCAAGATCCTGCCCTACGTGACGGACAAGACCGTCTCCCGCCACCTGGGCAGCTACGGCAAGAGCATGGACCTCGGGCACGCCCGCTCCTACTTCAACCCCGCCAT GCGCACCGTGTACTCTCGCTACAGCCCCAACGACTGGAGCCTGTCCAACTCCATGAACTTCTCCCTGTCCGACAAGGAGCGATCCTTCGCCGAGAGGCTGCGAGCTGATGCCTGGAGGGCCGTCAAAGAGACTGACGCCCGCACACGCAACAGGCAGAATGACGTCACCAAGCGCCTCG GCGAGAGGGTGTACGATATCTCTTTCTGGAAGAGCGAGCTCAACAATGAGGTCAATGCTATGGCCACGGAAATCGAGAATCTGAAG GAGTACAAACAAACGTGCGAGAAGGCTCTGGCTGATACGGCCAACCCCCTGCACATCGCGGAGGAGTGCCTGATGAACCGCGAGAAGCGTCAGGGCATCGACCTGGTCAACGACGACGTGGAGAAGTCGCTGATCAAGGAGGTGGACATCATCAAGAGGTGCCAGGCCAAGATGAAGAAGGTTCTGGACAAGGCCTACGTGCAGCTCAA GATGGACCGCGCCGCCCAGCACGCCCTGGAGATCGACGCCAAGGACAAGCACCACGCACAGGGGCTTGATGACCGCATGCAGCAGCTGAGAAACGGCTCCGCTGGCGTCGGATACATCCCCGGCATCGAGAGCATCGACAACAC CATGTCCATCCCAGAGTCGTGGGCCCGCTACACACAGGAAAACATCGCCCGGTCACAGAAGGAGCGCGCTGCCTCGGAACGCCTGCGCGGAGAGATCGACAGCACCCTGCGCCACTGCGCCAACGAGATGTGGAACAACTTCAACTCCGTCAACAACTCTTTCAACACCAGGATCCGGGAGACCACAGACGCCAGGAACAAACTACAGGCTCACCTCCAGAAG aCGATGCAAGAGATCTTCGACATGGAGCGCAACATCAACCTGCTGCGCAAGGCCATCCTGGACAAGGAGCTGCCCATGAAGGTCGCACAGACACGCCTGGACGAGCGCACACGTCGCATCAACGTCGAGCTCTGCCACGACCCCGTCATGAAGTC GCTGCAGCGCGAGGTGGCTGAGATACGCGAGTCTGTGAGGATCCTCAAGGACCGTCTCAAGTCCTCCGAGCTCAGCTTGGCCCGCCTGATGAAGACCAAGGCTACTCTGGAGCACGACATCAGCGTCAAGGACAACTCCCTCAGGATCGACAGCTCCTTCTGCATGGGCATGAGGAAAGGCTTCCCCATGGACCCCAAGGTGGGCCCCATCTTCCAGATGCCAATCTGCTAG